The Danio rerio strain Tuebingen ecotype United States chromosome 1, GRCz12tu, whole genome shotgun sequence genome includes a region encoding these proteins:
- the nup133 gene encoding nuclear pore complex protein Nup133 (The RefSeq protein has 4 substitutions compared to this genomic sequence) has protein sequence MFSPRGTPGSGRRQAPRTGGRRSVSAVQPGLLFSPRRSAVTARSTPTRVQSHAVVESYNFNVQTFGSSLPVKVMEALTMADVDDQISVKVEASGWAWMVCGERLIVWKVSQTSVAKLSVCKDLQLPSSEFAFSADLVSISSSGPLDLAPIQSISVLAVSPDGLVRFWPSLAHEGSYTEISLDLSGHLSNYVAAVKGGSFIVSSYRGHLLRVSADSSGKLHHRPVQQGQGMLSGIGRRVSSLFGIRGQPADLSVFSVLWVKASSCLYSLSSCGLSKWEVDENSETQVLSWSTNQIITDSITDAIWDSESNYSEIKKGVNVLYLDMQPSNSGLVVLAAAWYPGDTPCVAYFCLVTLAESIVPSPDLLTVEVTKYNPPFQSEEELLKTRLVLPDPSSPAAYLYNEELVFACSTGAGRGGLAEEKILFSSPGDRVRGGGVCADLPVFFSQNSGLVAVLARETASLLPETMEDSLCTSVAGPGPEGTPLETPPKIDMVAQEDKTKLLKQAFLQFCRHDLVGAQSMVDELFPSDGEGSADLDTVVTQIDLDLVDDYPACDPRWAESVPDEGAGFTLTSLILLHQLEDKMKAHRCLMDFLLQTGLLDRLTSTKVRSCPMATRLLLCEHAEKLSAAIVLKNHHAKHPELVNTAIQTALKKNSTDTPTNLTPADVFFREVSQISSIFECLLDEEEKALKEHPDAARWGEVVLSVNDIIKDMLQAAAQYRETKASLYRAPENCSPEPEYIPWTASGGVGGVRSVISRQHELILRAAYPHADAELRSVLCEQLVALLDSLLSGYVAQLTSLRRGGQQERYDTLENEYTQKRSELLKPLLELGQHQWVAALAEKYCDFDILVQLCERTDNQSRLQQYMVKFADQNFADFLFRWYMEKGKRGKLLSQPMATHQQLASFLQAHDHLSWLHDIHVQDYQRAHRTLYNQANMETRYFSKKKTLLALSKLTALASDMPEPVHRRQLNDIVEQERFLLHQETLPKQLLEEKQLNPDSMPLLSPQNLISLYICDENRGANEYDFKKALDLLEYFEEENGIDVDALKREIFSKALKKDWKESWSSSDDNDDPLEAARDSTFVKILQKLIQERVSLQTYLPDIKDLLQEDELESLKSKPYFEFLLRANYEHYLKVQI, from the exons ATGTTTTCTCCCCGCGGCACACCGGGCTCAGGCCGCAGACAGGCGCCCCGGACCGGCGGACGGAGGAGTGTGAGCGCAGTTCAGCCCGGACTGCTGTTTTCTCCACGCCGCTCCGCTGTGACAGCACg ATCTACTCCCACGCGAGTTCAGAGTCATGCTGTCGTCGAATCTTATAATTTTGATGTCCAGACTTTCGGATCATCTCTACCTGTTAAAGTCATGGAGGCGCTGACCATGGCTGATG TGGACGATCAGATCTCAGTGAAGGTGGAGGCATCTGGTTGGGCTTGGATGGTTTGTGGAGAACGGCTGATCGTCTGGAAAGTGTCTCAGACGTCTGTGGCGAAG CTGTCGGTGTGTAAGGACCTGCAGCTGCCGTCCAGTGAGTTTGCATACAGTGCTGATCTGGTCTCCATCAGTTCCTCCGGGCCGCTCGATCTGGCTCCCATTCAG tCCATCAGTGTTTTGGCTGTGTCTCCTGATGGTCTGGTCCGCTTCTGGCCCAGTCTGGCGCATGAGGGCTCTTACACTGAGATCTCTCTGGACCTGAGCGGACACTTGTCCAACTATGTGGCCGCTGTTAAG GGTGGGAGTTTCATCGTGTCCTCGTACCGTGGTCACCTGCTCCGGCTCTCTGCAGATTCCTCTGGGAAACTGCATCACAGGCCTGTCCAGCAGGGTCAGGGGATGCTGTCAGGCATCGGCCGCAGGGTTTCCAGCCTGTTTGGGATCCGTGGCCAACCAGCCGACCTCTCT GTGTTCAGTGTGCTGTGGGTGAAGGCATCCAGCTGTCTCTACTCTCTCAGCTCATGTGGTCTCAGTAAATGGGAGGTGGATGAGAACAGCGAGACGCAGGTTTTGAGCTGGAGCACAAATCAGATCATCACTGACAGCATCACCGACGCCATCTGG GATTCAGAAAGCAATTACTCGGAGATCAAGAAAGGAGTGAACGTCTTGTATCTGGACATGCAGCCCAGCAA CGCAGGGCTGGTGGTGCTAGCAGCCGCCTGGTATCCGGGCGATACTCCATGTGTGGCGTATTTCTGTCTGGTCACGCTTGCAGAAAGCATAGTGCCGTCGCCAGACCTGCTCACAGTGGAGGTCACCAAATACAACCCACCATTCCAG AGTGAGGAGGAGCTGTTGAAGACACGTTTGGTGTTGCCGGATCCGTCGAGTCCGGCTGCGTATCTCTATAATGAGGAGCTGGTGTTCGCCTGCAGCACTGGAGCCGGACGAGGAGGACTCGCCGAGGAGAAAATCCTCTTCAGCTCTCCAG gtgacCGTGTGCGTGGCGGTGGGGTCTGCGCTGATCTGCCGGTGTTTTTCTCACAGAACAGTGGACTGGTTGCTGTTTTAGCCAGAGAAACTGCTTCTCTTCTGCCCGAGACCATGGAGGACTCGCTCTGCACTTCAGTTGCTGGACCTGGACCTGAG ggcACTCCATTAGAGACGCCACCCAAAATAGACATGGTGGCCCAGGAGGACAAAACCAAACTTCTGAAGCAAGCGTTCCTGCAGTTCTGCCG TCATGATCTGGTCGGAGCTCAGAGTATGGTGGACGAGCTTTTCCCCAGTGATGGAGAAGGATCTGCTGATCTGGATACTGTGGTCACTCAGATTGATCTGGATCTGGTGGATGATTATCCTGCATGTGACCCTCGCTGGGCCGAATCTGTTCCTGACG aggGCGCTGGATTCACACTGACGTCCCTGATCCTGCTCCATCAGTTGGAGGATAAGATGAAGGCTCACCGTTGCCTCATGGACTTCCTGCTTCAG ACGGGCCTTCTAGACCGTCTCACCTCCACAAAGGTGCGCTCGTGCCCAATGGCAACACGACTGCTGCTCTGCGAACATGCGGAGAAGCTCTCGGCCGCCATCGTGCTGAAAAACCATCATGCTAAACATCCCGAACTGGTGAACACAGCCATCCAGACGGCATTGAAGAAGAACAGCACAGACACTCCGACCAACCTGACGCCAGCGGATGTGTTCTTCAGAGAG GTGTCTCAGATCTCCTCCATCTTCGAGTGTCTGCTGGATGAGGAGGAGAAAGCTTTGAAAGAGCATCCGGACGCGGCTCGATGGGGCGAGGTGGTGCTCAGCGTTAATGACATCATCAAG GATATGCTTCAAGCAGCAGCGCAATACCGAGAGACCAAAGCATCTCTGTACAGAGCGCCAGAAAACTGCAGCCCCGAGCCCGAGTACATCCCCTGGACAG CCTCTGGAGGAGTGGGTGGAGTTCGAAGCGTCATCTCTCGGCAGCACGAGCTAATCCTGCGGGCGGCGTATCCTCACGCAGACGCGGAGCTGCGCAGTGTCCTCTGTGAGCAGCTGGTGGCGCTGTTGGACTCACTGCTGAGCGGTTACGTGGCTCAGCTGACGTCTCTGAGGCGCGGCGGACAGCAGGAGCGATACGACACACTGGAGAATGAGTACACGCAGAAACGTTCAGAGCTACTTAAGCCACTCT TGGAGTTGGGTCAGCATCAGTGGGTTGCAGCGCTGGCAGAAAAATACTGTGATTTTGACATACTGGTGCAGTTGTGTGAACGGACGGATAATCAGAGTCGACTGCAGCAGTACATGGTCAAATTCGCTGATCAG AACTTTGCTGACTTCCTGTTCCGCTGGTACATGGAGAAAGGCAAGAGAGGGAAGCTGCTCTCTCAGCCAATGGCGACGCACCAACAGCTGGCCAGCTTCCTGCAGGCCCACGATCACCTCAGCTGGCTGCATGACATACATGTGCAGGATTACCAGAGA GCTCATCGTACTCTATATAATCAGGCCAACATGGAGACCAGATACTTCAGCAAGAAGAAGACCCTGCTGGCCCTCAGCAAACTCACAGCTCTGGCGTCAGACATGCCTGAACCCGTACACCGCAGACAGCTCAATG ACATAGTGGAGCAGGAGAGGTTTCTCCTTCATCAGGAGACGCTTCCTAAACAGCTACTGGAGGAGAAGCAGCTGAACCCAGACAGCATGCCCTTACTGAGCCCTCAAAACCTCATTAGT CTGTACATCTGCGACGAGAACCGTGGAGCCAACGAGTACGACTTCAAGAAAGCTCTCGATCTGCTGGAGTACTTTGAGGAG